From Populus alba chromosome 16, ASM523922v2, whole genome shotgun sequence:
TAATTGTAGATTTCCAAAACCAAGAACCAGCTTGTAAGTGGCACTCAATTTTGGAGTAGAAATTGGTGAAATCAAAGGCCAAATTGAaaggaattgaaaataaaaaaagcctaGGATAAAGAGGTTTTAGATGACATCaaagatatgaaaataaaaaaatccatgagTGAGGAAAAAGCAGGTAAATTTCTTAAGTTGATAAAAACCTATGCTAGGATATTACTTATACCTCTTCTCCTAAGCTCCGAGCCTTACCCAATGTGTTGCAAAGACTATTTAATGAGGCATATgtgcccaaatacatggcattTGAATAGATAAATTGTCATATATTTCTTGACCATTATGTAGACATAGATTGTTGATGTGTTAAACTAGTCTTACTCATACATGcccttttttgttgttggttATGGAAATTAGAAGGTGTTAAAACCAGGGCGCTGTTATTGTTGGTTTACAGGTGCCCAGACAAGCAGTTTCTCTCATCAGGTATCAAGTCGAGGCAAGAATAagggtaattattttatttatttgaagctAACATTGCTTTCAGGAGAAGATCATCGTCATTAGTATCGATTGATCACCCTATAGGTCTTTAACTAGAGAGCATGGTGGTCTTATGAGCTGGcctataattttttacaaactaAAAGAGTGTGAGCAGAACTATGATGGGACTTGTTGACCAGCAAATAGCTTGTTTGTGAGAGAAATGTAGTTAAGCATCTTTAGTAGCATGGTATATTTAATTTACATATATTTGCAAAGATATGTTGCAAAGCCCTTTTTTGGAATCACTGCAAACAATGCAtaactttgtaattttcatacaataaataaataaattaagtgaggtttgatgttttttcttaacaagGGTATTTAATGTTAGTGTATATAACTTATAGCTAATTATTTGGTTATATATGCCATTGACTTTGTGCATCTaagcatatttaattttaataaatgctTATTTATCTTTagtattaatcaatttttttatcaataaatttaatatttgatctaTGAATCTcgaataaagataaaatcatcgagataaaaatgatttgtaaagaaaattaggaaactttttttttatatatataattataggtttcttattacatcaaaacattattcCTAAATGTTCTTAGTCAATGATCTATTAAGATTGAttattaattagagttgttgagattcatatatattatgtttttttcataagatGAGGTATGAAGGATATACCTAAAACTAATAAGTAAATGCTTGTCAGATGACATTTATACTGAACAGACTCACATGAGAATTCTATATGGAGAAATCACCTTGTGTCTATACAAAAGGCTCATGTAATAGTTATGTAAGTGATCCTTAGACTTAAAAtcattaagttatcttatataaggaatattatgttttgattCTAGTACACGATATCCTAATCAAAtgtaacaaacaaataaatattgggtataacatgaactaACATATGAAactatttgagtaatcaagatAAGATTCATCATCCTAGgtgaattagagaaaatatttaatatgtttttaaatagtattgattgtaaatCCTTATGCAAGttaaaatgagatttaaaaagagttttaaatcttATCCAAATAATTAAAGACTATGACAAGATAGATACATTTCATGCTATAATGTCTAAATTGAAACGTTGTTGatgaatgaataataataacattgtGAAATTTATAACTAAAAGGTTAAGTTAAACAACTTAtgactttcataatatttgaaaaatcatgaGAGATTGTTATATATTGTACTTgatattcaaatataaatcaatcaatttttgaattaataataaattatttttttagtttacttaatcttcttttatttagaattgtgatttatatttggatCATGTTATTAAGGAACCTAAAGGGTCACACACATAAAACCACtagacataaaataaaattagatgattaatcaagtataACTTGATTGTAATTAAGTTTTAGAAATCGAGAACTAGAGTGAAATTCATATAGGAAATTACAGTTctatacttagaaaaataaagtatacacttgattgaataaatttttaaaaaatcatcctaCAATAATATAGATGATATTATTCTGGAaggtaaattgatattttgttatttataaggttttaaagttttcttataaataaaatgttttgctttttattttttgtatacaGAAACTACATAAGTTACATAATACTTgataaatacaaaagaaaaaagttaacaaTTTAAAGCATAGCAATCCCTCTCCTAAAAGTGTATAGGAGATTTCTTACTAGTTTTTTGTGTAAATTATTGTTAGATATCAAATATTTGAATAACTTGTAGTTTGTGACAACTTAGCCTTGAAgcaattatttaaagaaaaaaaaaacatataatctttaggtaatctttgtataaaaaaaaaaaaaatactttagattttttttacgaGATTCttgaaacttcaaaaaaaataaaatcttaaatcttATTGTTTATACTGTGTCTTGTAATATTAAACTTGGCCTAGCCAGGGGATGAGATTGACATAGTTTGATGTTGTGTactattaaattttagtttgaattttcttatatataaaaaataaataaaaactttaaaacatcGTTTAAACTATTTACTCTGGTGTCTAATGCTTATcctgataaaatataaagattgagAGGCTTTGGAGACATGGCTTTTTAGCTTGAACAACAATTTCTCAACTTGAATACTTGGAGTTGGAATTCTAAATATACTCATGATCATCTCTCCGTGTGAATATTTACATGGTTAGTAATTGTGTTTGAAATCAATTGTGATTTGTGGGAGAGTACAGACAGCAGGAGGAGGATCAGCTTATATCTCGGATGTTGGATCTGAGGGCTCTCCTCCAGGTTTCATGTGGGGGAATACTTCATGTTCTTGACTACAATTATTGGCACTGTCCTAAAAAATTACCTCTACGCAGAAAGCATGCAGAGGAAAGCCATCTTTTTTTGCCATCTTGAAGTAATTGTTCGGCAAGTGGTAGTggtttttcaaatagcttttcatgttgaaatatatgtcaatgatgtttttttattttttaaaaattatttttgatatcagcacattaaaacgatccaaaaaatataaccGGACATGTAAAGTATTGGAGGATCTATGTTATCATCGAAATTGCAGGAGCAGGCTCGACAGAGTTGATCGATACGCGTCATGgcagaagaaaagaaactgTCCCCTTCTTGAAGACTCGAAGAGCTTCGGAAATCATTTTACGCAGAAAGCTTGATGTGATCAGCTCATGGTCAGATGTAAGGATACTTTTTATCTGCGTCCACACAGTGAACTGctgtttcttgaattgaatggcgcaatcatcatttttttatgaaaaaaatagtcCACCGTCAGGGGCGAAACGTGGGTACGATGCTAGGTCGAATTTTGTCAAGACCGTGGGGCCTCAACATTGCGTACAATGCCTCCTACATTGCCAATTGTAGAGTGTGGATCAGCTCATACATTTGGAGATTGAATCTCTCGCTGACAATATAAGGTGTGTTTAGTGCgctgtgttttaaaagtattttttaaaaaaatttatttttttattttaaattaatatatttttaatatttttaaattattttgatatgttattttaaaaatcctttttaaaaaaaaaaaaatattattaacatatttttttaaattaaaaatattttaaaaaaacaattttaactaTACTCTCAATTACCATTACCTTCTTTTATCATTGATGTTTTCCATATGCTTTGTGGAATGATATgggtaaagaaaaagaatgcaaAAACAGTATGGAAAGAAAACCAAACATAATAATTGACTTCacatagaaacaaaacaaactgtTCAATCACGAGAATCCAATAGCCCTTTTTTTACCTCCACGTTCTGTACTCTTTGATAGATAGAACAGAGATAATAAAATCCATGATAGcttacacattttttttcagAACACTTGCTGAAAACAATTAATGGCACAAAGAGTCGGTGGATAATAACCATGGTAGCTTAcacatttttttcatcttacaAGAAATGGACTTAAATTTATACCTCATAAAAATAACTAGCTTGCTTAACCGTGGCATGTTACAggtaaagttaattttttttaatatagaaaaatatttaaatattattaatgtattttttctaataaaataaaatttaaaccaaGTAGAGGTTGATCTAATATGATTTGGTAGACTTTGCAAGCTATAAAACAACTCgaataacttataaaaatatagtctgactaattttttttcaagataacatctttttttaatattcagatAACAACATATTGTGTTGACTTAGGTTAGCTCGGGTTAATATGTCAAATCCTCTATCCAGGTTATATGACTacgataatctcatagaaaataaataaaaataaattatgaaacttaattctcaatcaacaccatattaaagaatgaaattaaaaaaaaaaacaaattaaaaaaaggacctTGAATAGCGACTAgagttaacatgttaaactcaTTATTTGAGCCATAAGACcaagataactttatagaagacaaattgaaacaaattatgaggttcaattctcaatcaatcaaatattgaaggattggattaaaaaaagaaataaattaaaaaataataataaaaaaaagacttgagTTAATCCACCAACTCATGATCTAGttcatgagattatgataacttcataaaaaaaaaaaaaaccaatctgatttaaaccaggttaacctgttaatTTGAGACTCTGatcatgagactaagataactctataaagatcaaattaaaataaattatgaagcttaatttctaatcaatcCTATTAGATCTAATATTGAacgataaaatttataaaactttcaatttaaaaaatgacataaaaaatgagTGAAGTCAACCTGATTAACTCATTAAGCACTATTCTTAGTTCATGAAATcaagataacctaataaaaatcaaaccaaaacaaatcatgaaacctaattctcaatcgaacacaatattaaatgataaaattagaagaaaaacaagtcaataattaaaaaaattaagtcagttgggttaacccattaaactgGTGATCTGGGTCATGAGATAAGGACAATCCGATAAGAagcaaatccaatgttgaatgaCTTGTGACATAAGTAATGATACTGAGATAActacttagaaaaataaaaataaaaaatagccttATTTAGTCGGGGTTAAAATGTTAAAACTCGCAACCATGATCATGAAAAAAAGATAtccccatataaaaaaattaaaacaaattatgaagctcaatcccCAACAAACCtataatgttgaatgatgaaattgaaaaagaaacatatttaaaaaaatgacataaaaaataacttaagttaACTTAGATTAACCCATTAAGCATTATTTCAAGGTTATGAAGTCGGAATAATCTAAtagaaagcaaaacaaactaaattataaagtttaatttttaatcagccCAATATAAAaggatgatattgaaaaataaaaaaaaaaattaataaaaagaaaaaaaaccctgaaTTAAACAAGTTAATCCGCCAAGCCCATgatctgtatcatgaaaattGGGATAacctaatacaaaaaaaattataatattaaagaataattttaaaaaaatcattgattcaaaccaatattaaatgatgaaattgaaaaaacaagttaattaagaaaaagaaaaaaaaatctgagtgaattgagttaacctattaaatccACAATCCGAGTTATGAGGGTATGAtaacataatgaaaataaatttattattaaataataaaaaaagtattaattgaaaaaaaaaaaaaccaaaaacaaaacattattctaattaataatgttttatgaaaaaaagtataataaaaacatatgctattttaagttttttttttttaatttgtcataAAAGCCAAATGATCTATAAAGTATAAACTCAAACACAAATAAGGTTAGAAGATATGCTTAAAACAACATTATGAATAAAAAGacactaattaatatatatatatatatatattatatatatatatatatatatatatattattcagaGATCAAACATGATAATAACAAAATCTACAATATGAAGGtacaaaaatactttgaatttattaaaaaataaaagaaagcacACACATACTAAAAACACACAAATCTCCTTGACCCTTAACCTTTTGCCACCTGTTTCCCTTCTCATTTATTTTCCTGGTATCTTGTGTTTCTCTAGCTACCAAGAATTTACACCGAACTACAAAAAGAAATTCGACACAAATTCTCCATTCGGGAGCCTTGGACGCTCAGCAGCTCCGGCATGTATAATGCCTTTAGCTAGCGAGGAACCCTCTCAAGACACCTtcataaataaaacacaaaaaatctgAAATCACAAGGCAAgttaaactgtttttttctttttctttttttttcaagtgatttCCATTTCCCTATACAGGAGCGGACACATCAATGTTCAAAGCAATCACTCATATTAACCCCAGCACTCAGGTGTTAGGGAATGGTCTCTCTTGTAGTCCTTGCAATAGTCATAGACCATGTGGTGTCTTTGGACCCATCTCATGCTTCTATATTGTTGCCTGGTGAGCCCACCCGACCGGAACGGAGAGGCGGAGACGGGGTGGCACCAGGCTGGTGAATAGGCTGAGCAGCCGCTTGCTTTGAAATTGGTGTAACTAGCAACAAATGGTTGATATCTGTAATCAGCTTTGTATTTTCCGTTTTCAGTAGCCCAAGACGAGGCATCCCAGATTGAACCGTAAACCCACATCGGCCTCAGTGGAAAAGTTGTCGCGCTTTTCCTCGGGTACCTCCTAACGGGCACATCATCCACCAGGAATCtgaaaacatttattaattacaaatttaatatatatgaatgCGATGTGACATGATCATTCTCTGCATGTCTCATAGGTGTTGCTTGCTCTTTACTAAATACTAATGCTGCAATGTACGATTGGCTATGAGGCCAGCTGGGAAAACGAATTTATGATTGATGTTGTGGAAGACACAAcatgtaataataatatgtttgatatttttttttataatattttttattttttaaaaatatactataataatatttttatttttttaaaatcatcgtattcaaacaatataaaaacaaatgtgctCGTTATTTAAGTGAAGAGACAGTATGATGCTAAATGCCAGAGAGAAAATCACcaaataaataatgttattttcttatcattCAGACCCTCTCACAGGAAACTTCTTCCTATCCTCACCGATCATAAACAGACTAGGACCTGGTTCTTCACTGATTAATTAGAAGAAGCTACTGAGAGCTAGAGCTAGTAGAcataatatacatatataaaaaaaacaattagaagaagcactttttaaaaaaaaattaatgtgggTGTCCGAGCCTATTTGCACGTATCTCAACTAATCTTACAAaccttaaattaataattatataagcttCCAGTAATTTTAagagatttaaatttattattattattagaaataaatttaaaatctaataaattgtgaaaaaaactttttaatttgcttgGTTGTAAAATATTATAGGTGATCACTGTAGTGGTTAACTTACATGATCTCCTTGGGACTCCAAAGAATGACATAATAATGGAAGGTTTTGGTTGGATCGAACCATAAATGAAACTTCATTTCTCTCCCAATTATTCTCCCATCCCCACTTCCTCTGATGTAAACATTGGTCTGCAAAGTGTAAGGCTTCCCAAATGTTGTGCCAAGAAATTCTATGTCCACTTCATCATGGTACCCAGGGTGAGCTTCGCTATTTGAAAGCtgcaattaattgattacaGATATTAATTAAGTAGACATTAATACAAGAACATCTTTATATATACTATACCGACTACTGTGTTAATTAAAGAAGAGTAATACTAGCAGAGAAAGGTACGTTTTACAGTAAATTATTATGAgcatatatagtttaattagtcCAATCCTCACATAGAAAGCTGTTATAACTCCCGCAGTGTAGCCAGGTTGGAGCTTAATGGAAGCACCAAAATACCCTGATCGAAATGGTTTAACTGATTTGAATCCACTCCCTGTTACAAAGATCAAAAACAACATATTATGATGAATTAAATGTGCAGAAAGCTTTATGATTAGATACCTAACAGAAATTAATTCAGACAGACAGCAGATACGCATTATAATGTCAGGTAGCTAATGGACTCGAGTTAAACCTGATGTGCTATCTAGCCAGATAGTCAACGCATTCTGGTCTACTCGTTGATGTGAATAACCCCAGAGATTTCTGTATCCTTGGTAAAAGCTCATTGACCTGAACCTAGAACCTGGCCAGTAGCCAGGTGAAGGTGGCCATTGAGCATTACTAGAGGCAGGAACCATAAGAATGAGAAGAAGTAAGGGAAAGAGAGCCATGAACGAGGGAGTCGCTAGGATGTGGAGAACCTGTATGGAGAGAATAgagtgagtgtgtgtgtgtataaatgCAGAGAGTGAGAGATCAGAAGGCAATGTTACGTGGAGGAATTCAGTATGGCTGGCAGTGGTACAGTTGATAAAGAAGGGAAAAGATTGGTGGGTCCCCTTCCTCCATTGATGGGTAGTGATTTGTTGTTCATCAAGGGTCAGAGAATCAGAATTATACTTGtaaatttagataaaaacatgGCAGTTCGTATCTTAACATAAACCCAGGTTGCAGTAAGTGAACAACAACTTTCTTTCCTAATATTTATGGAAAACCCTGTGTAAGATTAGGGTTTCGTGGTGGGAAATTAAGGTAGGGGGAGAATGGTAAGCGGGTGTATATTAAATTAGGTTTCTGTGAGTACAGAAAATTGGACTTTTGGACTAAAGTTCTCTTTCTAATTCAAAAGGTACACGTATTCTTGTCTCTCAGCTTTTAACACGACAAAGCTGGAATAACctaaatcattgtttttttttaaaaaaaaaaacttttaccgaCCCAATTTTTCCTCTTTAG
This genomic window contains:
- the LOC118044961 gene encoding probable xyloglucan endotransglucosylase/hydrolase protein 32, whose amino-acid sequence is MALFPLLLLILMVPASSNAQWPPSPGYWPGSRFRSMSFYQGYRNLWGYSHQRVDQNALTIWLDSTSGSGFKSVKPFRSGYFGASIKLQPGYTAGVITAFYLSNSEAHPGYHDEVDIEFLGTTFGKPYTLQTNVYIRGSGDGRIIGREMKFHLWFDPTKTFHYYVILWSPKEIIFLVDDVPVRRYPRKSATTFPLRPMWVYGSIWDASSWATENGKYKADYRYQPFVASYTNFKASGCSAYSPAWCHPVSASPFRSGGLTRQQYRSMRWVQRHHMVYDYCKDYKRDHSLTPECWG